One window from the genome of Xiphophorus hellerii strain 12219 chromosome 16, Xiphophorus_hellerii-4.1, whole genome shotgun sequence encodes:
- the ppan gene encoding suppressor of SWI4 1 homolog — MGKSKTKNQKKSRGQAIHVAEDAYRSVPHSFVFHRGQVGKNVGQLVQDMRKVMQPYTAESLKVRKKNLLKDFVSVAGPLGVTHFIIFGKTPDSINMRLARLPKGPMLYFKVLKYSLIKDVVSSLKKHRMHEQQFTHHPLLILSNFGVDGMHVKLMATMFQNMFPSINVQKVNLNSIKRCVLFSFDPASQEIQFRHYSLKVVPVGMSRGIKKLMQEKFPNMSKFEDITELLVKGANLSESEAEQDGEHNITELPQMYSGRGNMPSQQSAVRLTEIGPRMTLQLVKIQEGMGDGNILYHSMISKTEEEIQEILRRKEAKMKEKEERRKTQEQNVATKKEKREENKKKSLEGIKKKQAEAEEDSEVEDPGMQDDRPAAVESDDDVEYYRQAVGQEPDEDMFPGAKKRQRPEKSHDRAKKRKLSPGKSKQPDSKSPKRKGAVGQHRDKTGKAPHGKGWKKSKDEEKAFGKKKRPPGKAFGSKKSGERENKFSRKNFDGKKNKDKTFQTKGHKGKSGLKRKGAGGKQSFTRTKGKR, encoded by the exons ATGGGGAAATCAAAG ACTAAAAACCAGAAGAAATCCCGAGGACAAGCCATCCACGTGGCTGAGGATGCCTACAGGTCTGTGCCCCACTCCTTCGTGTTTCATCGGGGTCAGGTTGGAAAAAACGTGGGTCAGCTCGTCCAGGACATGAGGAAAGTCATGCAGCCTTACACCGCAGAGTCTCTGAAG gtacggaaaaaaaatctccttaaGGACTTTGTGTCTGTAGCAGGACCCCTGGGGGTGACCCACTTCATTATCTTTGGCAAAACTCCCGACAGCATCAACATG AGACTCGCTCGACTTCCCAAAGGCCCCATGCTTTATTTTAAGGTCCTCAAG TATTCCCTTATCAAAGACGTGGTTTCATCGTTGAAGAAGCACAGGATGCATGAGCAGCAGTTCACCCACCATCCACTTCTCATCCTCAGCAACTTTGGAGTGGATGGCATGCACGTGAAACTCATGGCCACCATGTTCCAGAACATGTTTCCCTCCATAAACGTCCAAAAG gTAAACCTCAACAGCATCAAGAGGTGTGTACTGTTCAGTTTTGACCCAGCATCCCAGGAAATTCAGTTTCGGCACTA TAGCCTGAAGGTCGTCCCTGTGGGGATGAGCCGAGGAATAAAGAAGCTAATGCAAGAAAAGTTCCCCAATATGAGCAAGTTTGAGGATATCACTGAACTGCTGGTGAA GGGAGCAAACTTGTCTGAAAGTGAAGCCGAGCAGGACGGCGAGCACAACATAACGGAGCTGCCACAGATGTATTCCGGAAGAGGCAACATGCCGTCCCAGCAGAGCGCTGTCCGTTTGACCGAA aTCGGTCCTCGAATGACGCTGCAGCTGGTGAAGATCCAGGAAGGGATGGGAGACGGGAACATTCTTTACCACTCCATGA tTTCCAAGACAGAGGAAGAAATACAGGAGATCCTGAGGAGGAAGGAGGCGAAGATGAAGGAAAAGGAGGAACGCAGGAAAACACAGGAGCAAAATGTGGCGACGAAGAAAGAGAAACGAGAAGAGAACAA GAAAAAGAGTCTGGAAggcataaaaaagaaacaagctgAAGCCGAGGAGGACAGTGAGGTGGAAGATCCAGGGATGCAGGACGATAGGCCAGCTGCTGTTGAATCTGATGATGATGTGGAGTACTATAGACAGGCTGTGGGGCAAGAACCAGATGAAG ATATGTTTCCGGGGGCCAAGAAGAGGCAGCGTCCAGAGAAATCTCACGACCGAGCCAAGAAGAGAAAGCTGTCCCCTGGTAAATCAAAACAACCAGATTCTAAATcaccaaaaagaaaaggtgCAGTTGGGCAGCACAGAGACAAAACGGGAAAAGCTCCTCATGGAAAAGGATGGAAGAAATCTAAAGATGAGGAGAAAgcatttgggaagaaaaagcGGCCTCCAGGAAAAGCATTTGGCTCTAAGAAATCTGGAGagagggaaaataaattttcacgCAAAAACtttgatggaaagaaaaacaaggacaaaaCGTTTCAGACAAAAGGTCACAAAGGCAAGTCTGGCCTCAAGAGGAAAGGTGCAGGTGGAAAGCAAAGCTTCACACGGACAAAAGGAAAGCGCTga
- the eif3g gene encoding eukaryotic translation initiation factor 3 subunit G produces MKFQCRKYVLQLRGDPLEARLTERMPSIEYDDSKPSWADQVEEEGDEGTLPSPKETIKGNIKTVTEYKIDDDGKKSKIVRTFKIETRKASKAVARRKNWKKFGNSERDAPGPNVATTTVSDDVFMTFISSKDDLNAQDQEEDPMNKLKGQKIVSCRICKGDHWTTRCPYKDTLGPMQKELAEQLGLSTGDKEKSPGSAEPEPVQPAQTKTGKYVPPSLRDGGTRRGESMQPNRRADDNATIRVTNLSEDTRETDLQELFRPFGSISRIYLAKDKNTGQSKGFAFISFHRREDAARAIAGVSGFGYDHLILNVEWAKPSNN; encoded by the exons ATGAAGTTTCAGTGCCGGAAGTATGTGCTGCAACTTCGCGGTGATCCTCTTGAAGCTAGGCTAACGGAGAGGATGCCGTCGATTGAATACGACGA CTCCAAGCCCAGCTGGGCCGACCAGGTCGAGGAGGAAGGAGATGAAG gCACTCTACCATCTCCTAAGGAAACCAttaaaggaaacataaaaactgtcactGAATATAAAATAGATGATGACGGAAAAAAATCCAAG ATTGTGCGGACCTTCAAGATCGAGACACGGAAAGCATCCAAAGCTGTTGCCAGAAGGAAG AACTGGAAGAAATTTGGCAACTCTGAGCGTGATGCACCAGGTCCCAATGTTGCTACCACTACAGTTAGCGACGACGTCTTTATGACCTTTATATCCAGCAAAGAT GACTTAAATGCTCAAGATCAGGAAGAAGATCCCATGAACAAACTTAAGGGACAGAAGATTGTGTCCTGTCGTATTTGTAAAGGCGACCACTGGACAACCCGCTGTCCATACAAGGACACCCTGGGTCCCATGCAGAAGGAGCTGGCTGAACAGCTGGGTCTTTCTACTGGAGACAAAGAGAAGTCTCCTGGCTCTG ctgaaccagaacctgtgCAGCCTGCGCAAACCAAGACTGGAAAATACGTTCCACCGAGTCTGAGGGATGGAGGAACGCGAAGAGGAGAGTCTATGCAGCCTAACCGCAGGG CTGATGATAATGCCACAATCCGTGTGACCAACCTGTCTGAGGACACCCGTGAGACCGACCTGCAGGAGCTTTTCAGACCATTTGGCTCCATCTCAAGAATTTATCTGGCGAAAGACAAGAATACTGGACAGTCCAAG GGATTTGCTTTCATCAGTTTCCACCGGCGGGAGGATGCAGCCAGAGCCATCGCAGGCGTGTCAGGATTTGGATATGATCATCTTATTCTCAATGTTGAATGGGCCAA ACCTTCAAACAACTGA